Proteins from one Brevibacillus humidisoli genomic window:
- the mtaB gene encoding tRNA (N(6)-L-threonylcarbamoyladenosine(37)-C(2))-methylthiotransferase MtaB encodes MATVAFYTLGCKVNSYETEAIWQLFKTNGYQRVDFEADSADVYVINTCTVTNTGDKKSRQVIRRAIRRNPEAIVAVTGCYAQTSPGEIAAIPGVDIIVGTQGREKLLEYVEQIRVERQPINAVGNIMKARQFEELDVPSFTDRTRASLKIQEGCNNFCTFCIIPWARGLMRSRQPESVIEQARKLVDAGYLEIVLTGIHTGGYGEDLQDYNLAKLLVDLHQVDGLKRIRISSIEASQLTDEVLQVIDQSDKVCRHLHVPLQAGDDEVLKRMRRKYTTAQFRERMEKVREALPGVAITTDVIVGFPGETEEQFQNGYSFIQETQFAELHVFPYSMRTGTPAARMPDQVEEEVKRERVAKLIELNQQLTLSYAQRFVGQVLEVIPERPYKEDPNSGLMMGYSDNYLNLVFPGSEELIGKVCRVRLDQPGSEYCQGSLLGVAEQPVRRMVEGTAV; translated from the coding sequence ATGGCTACTGTTGCTTTCTACACTTTGGGCTGTAAAGTGAACAGTTATGAGACCGAAGCCATCTGGCAGTTGTTTAAGACCAATGGGTATCAGCGGGTCGACTTTGAAGCCGATTCTGCAGACGTTTATGTGATCAACACCTGTACGGTGACCAATACTGGAGACAAGAAAAGCCGCCAGGTGATCCGCCGCGCGATCCGCCGCAATCCTGAGGCGATTGTCGCCGTCACCGGTTGTTACGCCCAGACTTCTCCCGGCGAGATTGCCGCTATCCCTGGTGTCGACATCATCGTCGGGACACAGGGGCGGGAGAAGCTGCTTGAGTATGTAGAGCAGATTCGCGTCGAACGGCAGCCGATCAACGCTGTCGGCAACATTATGAAAGCGCGTCAGTTTGAAGAATTGGATGTTCCTTCGTTTACAGACCGGACGCGTGCATCGCTCAAGATCCAGGAGGGCTGCAACAACTTCTGCACCTTTTGCATTATTCCCTGGGCACGTGGTCTGATGCGCTCCCGCCAGCCGGAGAGCGTCATCGAACAGGCACGCAAACTGGTCGATGCCGGCTACCTGGAGATCGTACTCACCGGTATTCATACAGGAGGGTACGGCGAGGATCTGCAGGATTACAACCTGGCCAAACTGCTGGTTGACCTGCATCAGGTAGATGGCCTGAAGCGGATTCGCATCAGTTCGATCGAGGCTAGTCAGCTTACGGACGAAGTGCTCCAGGTGATCGATCAGTCAGACAAGGTGTGCCGTCACCTGCACGTACCGCTGCAGGCGGGCGATGATGAGGTGCTGAAGCGGATGCGCCGCAAGTACACGACGGCCCAGTTCCGTGAACGGATGGAGAAAGTACGCGAAGCGTTGCCGGGTGTGGCGATTACGACGGACGTGATTGTCGGCTTCCCCGGCGAAACAGAAGAGCAGTTTCAAAACGGCTACAGCTTTATTCAGGAGACTCAATTTGCCGAACTGCACGTCTTCCCTTACTCTATGCGAACCGGCACCCCTGCGGCCCGCATGCCTGATCAGGTAGAAGAAGAGGTTAAACGAGAACGTGTAGCCAAGCTGATCGAATTGAATCAGCAGCTCACCCTTTCTTATGCGCAACGCTTTGTCGGCCAGGTGCTGGAAGTGATTCCGGAACGCCCGTACAAGGAAGATCCGAACAGCGGCCTGATGATGGGTTATTCCGACAATTACCTGAACCTTGTATTCCCGGGCAGCGAAGAACTGATCGGCAAGGTGTGTCGCGTTCGCCTGGATCAGCCAGGATCCGAGTATTGCCAAGGCAGTCTGCTCGGAGTGGCCGAACAACCCGTTCGCCGGATGGTTGAGGGAACGGCCGTATGA
- a CDS encoding 16S rRNA (uracil(1498)-N(3))-methyltransferase, translating to MQRYFVKPHQLLDNRITITGDDVHHIVKVMRGKPGDQLIVCDSEGRCARARLVDLGTQEVQAEIVEMLDEQRELPIHVTIAQGLPKSDKLEWIVQKGTELGMTTLVPFSSERTIVKLDPKKEAKKRERWQKIAKEAAEQAHRTRVPEVMPAVGFAELLEQANRYTSCVIAYEQENTTSLQTVLASLRQGDSLCVLIGPEGGFTTEEVAQAEQAGIVPVSLGPRILRTETASQYVLAAVSYHFESPNR from the coding sequence ATGCAGCGATATTTTGTAAAACCTCACCAACTGCTCGATAACAGGATTACGATTACCGGTGATGATGTCCATCACATCGTCAAGGTGATGCGCGGAAAGCCCGGAGACCAATTGATCGTTTGCGACAGCGAGGGGCGCTGTGCACGTGCCCGGCTCGTCGATCTGGGCACCCAGGAGGTCCAAGCGGAGATCGTGGAGATGCTGGACGAGCAGCGTGAGTTGCCGATACATGTAACCATAGCGCAGGGACTGCCGAAAAGCGACAAGCTGGAGTGGATCGTACAAAAAGGGACGGAGTTGGGAATGACAACCCTTGTGCCGTTTTCCTCGGAGCGGACGATCGTCAAACTGGACCCGAAAAAAGAAGCAAAAAAACGGGAACGGTGGCAGAAGATCGCCAAGGAAGCCGCCGAGCAGGCTCATCGCACACGGGTCCCGGAAGTAATGCCTGCGGTTGGTTTTGCTGAACTGCTGGAGCAGGCAAACCGGTATACATCCTGTGTGATCGCCTATGAACAGGAGAACACGACTTCTCTTCAGACGGTCCTCGCCAGTTTGAGACAGGGTGATTCCCTCTGTGTGCTGATCGGACCGGAAGGCGGTTTTACGACAGAGGAGGTTGCCCAGGCTGAACAGGCCGGCATTGTGCCTGTCTCGTTGGGTCCGAGAATCCTACGTACCGAAACGGCCAGTCAGTATGTGCTGGCGGCCGTTTCTTATCATTTTGAAAGTCCAAATCGATGA
- the prmA gene encoding 50S ribosomal protein L11 methyltransferase, giving the protein MIWSEITVHTTAEAVEAVSNILHEAGANGVVIEDPEVLHREWDTPFGEIYQLSPDDFPTEGVYVKAYLPVTSYLGETVEEIKTQLNQLLLHGLDLGKGTITLTEVREDEWASAWKKYYKPVSVSERITITPVWEDYQPKRADEIVIEMDPGMAFGTGTHPTTVLCIRALEKYIQSGDRVYDVGTGTGILSIAAAKLGASEILALDLDEVAVRSAQTNIKVNKESGKITVKQNNLLDNMEGPVELVVANILAEVIIRFTDDIARVLVEGGLLIASGIIMAREADVKQALVRSNLEVVETSYIDDWVAIIAKKR; this is encoded by the coding sequence ATGATCTGGTCAGAAATCACGGTTCATACGACGGCTGAGGCCGTGGAGGCGGTATCCAATATTTTGCATGAAGCAGGAGCCAACGGGGTGGTTATCGAGGATCCGGAGGTGCTCCACCGCGAATGGGATACGCCGTTTGGCGAGATCTATCAGCTGTCCCCCGACGATTTTCCCACCGAAGGCGTCTACGTCAAGGCTTATCTGCCCGTCACGAGCTATCTCGGTGAGACGGTTGAGGAGATCAAGACGCAGTTGAATCAACTGCTCTTGCATGGACTTGATCTTGGCAAAGGGACAATCACACTGACGGAAGTACGCGAAGATGAGTGGGCTTCCGCTTGGAAAAAGTACTACAAACCGGTGTCAGTCTCGGAACGAATCACGATCACGCCAGTCTGGGAGGACTACCAACCGAAGCGTGCTGACGAGATCGTCATCGAGATGGATCCGGGCATGGCTTTTGGGACCGGGACTCATCCGACGACGGTGCTCTGCATCCGGGCTCTAGAGAAATACATTCAGTCTGGCGATCGGGTCTATGACGTGGGAACCGGTACCGGTATTCTCAGTATAGCGGCGGCTAAACTGGGGGCATCCGAGATTTTGGCTCTTGACCTGGATGAGGTGGCTGTCCGCTCCGCCCAAACCAACATCAAGGTGAACAAGGAAAGCGGAAAGATAACGGTTAAGCAGAACAATTTGCTGGACAACATGGAAGGACCAGTCGAACTGGTTGTGGCCAACATCTTGGCTGAGGTGATTATCCGTTTTACCGACGATATTGCCCGCGTGCTGGTGGAGGGCGGCCTGTTGATCGCCTCAGGGATCATTATGGCCCGGGAAGCTGACGTCAAACAGGCCCTGGTCAGATCAAACCTGGAAGTCGTAGAAACATCTTACATCGACGATTGGGTAGCAATCATAGCGAAAAAACGATAA
- the dnaJ gene encoding molecular chaperone DnaJ, producing MKRDYYEVLGVGQDANTEDIKKAYRKLARQYHPDVNKEPDAAEKFKEVKEAYDVLSDPQKKAQYDRYGHQDPNQGFGGFDASGMGGFGDIFDMFFGGGRRSNPNAPRKGADLQYSMRIEFTDAVFGKETDIEIPKEVECGTCHGSGAKPGTKVETCRTCGGSGQEEVVANTPFGRIVNRRVCHTCGGKGKMVKEKCPECRGHGRVKVRRKIHLNIPAGVDDGAQLRVSGEGESGVNGGPPGDLYVVLHVKPHEFFEREGNDIYCQVPIHFAQAVLGDEIEVPTVDGRVKLKIPAGTQTETYFRLRGKGVPFLRGNGRGDQHVRVRVITPKKLTERQKELLREFAGMDGETPQEVPTSDEGFFDKMKRAFRGE from the coding sequence ATGAAGCGGGACTACTATGAGGTGCTTGGCGTTGGCCAGGACGCCAACACAGAGGATATTAAAAAGGCGTACCGCAAGTTGGCTCGCCAGTACCACCCCGATGTAAACAAGGAGCCAGACGCTGCCGAGAAGTTTAAAGAAGTAAAGGAAGCGTACGACGTTCTCTCCGATCCGCAGAAAAAGGCGCAGTACGACCGCTATGGCCATCAGGACCCCAATCAGGGCTTTGGCGGGTTTGACGCGTCCGGCATGGGCGGTTTTGGCGATATCTTTGACATGTTTTTTGGCGGTGGACGTCGTAGCAATCCCAATGCGCCACGCAAAGGGGCTGATCTGCAGTACAGCATGCGGATCGAGTTTACCGATGCGGTGTTTGGCAAGGAGACCGACATTGAAATCCCGAAAGAAGTGGAGTGCGGCACCTGCCATGGTTCGGGTGCCAAACCGGGGACAAAAGTGGAAACCTGCCGTACCTGTGGCGGAAGCGGTCAGGAAGAAGTGGTCGCCAATACACCGTTTGGGCGGATCGTCAATCGGCGTGTTTGTCACACCTGCGGCGGTAAAGGCAAGATGGTGAAGGAAAAGTGTCCGGAATGCCGCGGTCACGGTCGTGTGAAAGTACGCCGCAAGATCCATCTGAACATTCCCGCCGGTGTGGACGACGGTGCCCAACTGCGCGTCTCCGGTGAAGGCGAGTCAGGTGTCAACGGAGGGCCTCCAGGCGATTTGTACGTTGTCTTGCACGTAAAACCGCACGAGTTTTTCGAGCGGGAAGGAAATGACATCTACTGTCAGGTGCCGATTCATTTTGCGCAGGCTGTGCTGGGAGACGAGATCGAGGTGCCAACCGTGGACGGACGGGTTAAGTTAAAGATTCCGGCGGGTACGCAAACAGAGACGTATTTCCGCCTGCGGGGCAAAGGAGTGCCGTTTTTGCGCGGAAATGGCAGAGGGGACCAGCATGTCAGGGTCCGGGTGATCACACCGAAGAAACTGACGGAACGACAAAAAGAACTGCTGCGTGAGTTTGCCGGGATGGACGGGGAAACACCTCAAGAAGTTCCCACGTCGGATGAAGGCTTTTTCGACAAGATGAAGCGGGCGTTTCGGGGCGAATAA
- the dnaK gene encoding molecular chaperone DnaK produces the protein MGRVIGIDLGTTNSCVAVMEGGEPIVIANAEGNRTTPSVVAFKNGERIVGEAAKRQAITNPDNTVISIKRWMGADHKVTLEGKEYTPQEVSAMILQKLKADAEAYLGETVTQAVITVPAYFNDSQRQATKDAGKIAGLEVLRIVNEPTAAALAYGIEKNEDQTVLVYDLGGGTFDVSILELSEGFFEVKATSGDNKLGGDDFDQVIIDYLVSEFKKEHGIDLSQDRMALQRLKDAAEKAKKDLSGVLTTTISLPFITADATGPKHLEVNLTRAKFEELSAPLVERTMGPTRQALQDAGLTPNEIDRVILVGGSTRIPAVQEAIKKYTGKEPHKGVNPDEVVALGAAVQAGVLTGDVKDVVLLDVTPLSLGIETLGGVFTKLIDRNTTIPTSKSQVFSTAADNQTSVEIHVLQGERPMAADNKTLGRFQLTDIPPAPRGVPQIEVSFDIDANGIVNVRAKDLGTGKEQRITITSNSGLSDEEIDRMVKEAELNAEEDKKRKEEVETRNEADQLVFTAEKTLKDLEGKVEQGEIDKANEAKEKLKKALEGNNLEEIKSAKEELSQIVQQLSVKLYEQAAQAAQAAQGAQAGEAGQGEKKENVVDADYEVVDDKK, from the coding sequence ATGGGTCGCGTAATCGGAATTGACCTAGGAACGACTAACTCTTGTGTGGCAGTGATGGAAGGTGGCGAACCGATCGTCATTGCCAACGCGGAAGGAAATCGGACCACTCCCTCAGTGGTGGCGTTTAAGAACGGCGAGCGAATCGTCGGGGAAGCGGCGAAGCGCCAGGCAATCACCAATCCGGACAATACGGTCATCTCCATCAAACGTTGGATGGGGGCTGATCATAAAGTAACGTTGGAAGGAAAAGAGTACACACCGCAGGAAGTTTCGGCGATGATTCTGCAAAAACTGAAAGCCGACGCTGAAGCCTATCTCGGTGAAACCGTGACGCAGGCGGTGATTACCGTACCTGCCTACTTTAACGATAGCCAGCGCCAGGCTACCAAAGATGCCGGTAAGATTGCCGGATTGGAAGTGCTGCGGATTGTCAACGAGCCGACCGCTGCCGCTCTGGCTTACGGGATCGAAAAGAACGAGGATCAGACCGTCCTGGTGTACGACCTAGGTGGTGGTACCTTTGACGTGTCGATTCTGGAGCTGTCCGAAGGCTTCTTTGAAGTAAAAGCGACGTCAGGCGACAACAAGCTGGGCGGAGATGACTTCGACCAGGTCATTATCGACTATCTGGTCAGCGAGTTTAAAAAGGAACACGGTATTGACCTGTCGCAGGACCGCATGGCGTTGCAGCGCTTGAAAGACGCAGCCGAAAAGGCGAAAAAAGACCTCTCCGGCGTGCTGACAACGACGATCTCCCTGCCGTTTATCACGGCGGATGCAACCGGACCCAAGCACTTGGAAGTGAATCTGACTCGTGCCAAGTTTGAAGAACTTTCCGCCCCCCTGGTTGAGCGGACGATGGGGCCGACCCGTCAGGCGCTTCAAGACGCCGGTCTGACGCCAAACGAAATCGACCGCGTGATCCTCGTAGGGGGTTCCACTCGGATTCCGGCCGTGCAAGAAGCGATTAAGAAATATACTGGTAAAGAACCGCACAAAGGTGTGAATCCGGACGAAGTGGTTGCCCTTGGTGCAGCTGTGCAGGCCGGCGTATTGACCGGTGATGTGAAAGATGTCGTGCTGCTCGATGTTACGCCGCTTTCGCTGGGGATTGAGACACTCGGCGGTGTATTTACCAAGCTGATCGATCGCAACACGACAATCCCGACGAGCAAGTCTCAGGTATTCTCTACTGCTGCCGACAACCAGACCTCTGTTGAGATTCACGTCCTGCAGGGTGAGCGGCCAATGGCGGCAGACAACAAGACATTGGGCCGCTTCCAGTTGACGGATATCCCACCCGCACCGCGCGGCGTGCCGCAGATCGAAGTCAGCTTTGACATCGACGCCAACGGGATTGTCAATGTCCGGGCCAAAGATCTGGGTACGGGCAAGGAACAGCGGATCACGATCACTTCCAACTCCGGCTTGTCTGACGAGGAAATCGACCGCATGGTGAAGGAAGCCGAATTAAATGCGGAAGAGGACAAAAAACGGAAGGAAGAAGTGGAAACTCGCAACGAAGCCGACCAGCTTGTCTTCACTGCGGAGAAGACCCTGAAAGACCTGGAAGGGAAAGTGGAGCAGGGCGAGATCGACAAAGCCAACGAGGCGAAAGAAAAACTGAAGAAAGCGCTCGAAGGAAACAACCTCGAAGAGATCAAGAGCGCCAAAGAAGAATTGTCTCAGATCGTCCAGCAGCTTTCCGTGAAGCTGTATGAGCAAGCAGCGCAGGCAGCTCAGGCCGCGCAAGGCGCACAGGCTGGGGAAGCGGGGCAAGGCGAGAAGAAAGAAAACGTAGTAGACGCTGACTACGAAGTTGTTGACGACAAGAAGTAA
- the grpE gene encoding nucleotide exchange factor GrpE: MSEEKPVVEERDENKEAEAAAEEQSAGEQRVAGEQAGSERGEGASGQEPDQATDYKALAEEYESRMLRALADMENMRRRFRKEQEDLAKYASQKVIEAMLPALDNFERALEADTETLTVDSLLQGVQMVYRQIQQVFEQEGLAPIEAQGKPFDPNVHQAVMQVEDSSLESGVVVEELQKGYQFKDRVLRPAMVKVNR; encoded by the coding sequence TTGAGTGAAGAAAAGCCAGTTGTAGAGGAACGGGACGAGAATAAGGAAGCGGAAGCTGCTGCCGAGGAACAGTCTGCGGGCGAGCAGCGGGTTGCAGGTGAGCAGGCAGGCAGCGAGCGTGGAGAAGGGGCATCCGGGCAGGAGCCCGATCAGGCAACTGATTACAAAGCCCTTGCTGAAGAGTATGAGAGCCGCATGCTGCGGGCCCTTGCCGATATGGAGAACATGCGCCGCCGCTTCCGCAAGGAGCAGGAGGATCTGGCAAAGTACGCGTCACAAAAAGTGATTGAAGCGATGCTCCCGGCTCTTGACAACTTTGAACGTGCGCTGGAAGCAGATACGGAGACGCTGACTGTCGATTCGCTTCTGCAAGGCGTACAGATGGTGTACCGCCAGATCCAACAGGTCTTTGAACAGGAGGGGCTTGCACCGATCGAAGCGCAGGGCAAGCCATTTGACCCCAATGTACACCAGGCGGTGATGCAGGTAGAAGACAGCAGCCTCGAGTCTGGCGTTGTCGTCGAGGAACTGCAAAAAGGCTACCAGTTTAAAGACCGGGTACTGCGCCCGGCGATGGTCAAAGTGAACAGATAA
- the hrcA gene encoding heat-inducible transcriptional repressor HrcA: MLSDRQRFILNAIVDNYIRSAEPVGSRTISKREGLGISSATIRNEMADLEELGYLEQPHTSAGRVPSTKGYRFYVDNLVKPQHLSEEELVNLKQLFADRITHVEQVIEHTASILSQVTNYTSIVLGPEIFEHRLKHIQIVPLNDQQAVAIIVTHTGRVENTLLDLPAGIPAAEIEKLVNILNSKLQDVPLWQLRQRLYREVASEMRRHVEPYEEMLVTIENAFKSESADRIFLHGRAKIINQPEFRDVEKVRDLFELLEQNDQLMQLFNTQETGLMIRIGQENSMDVMKNCSIVTTSYYLDGKPVGTVGILGPTRLEYAKVIAVLDYLAIGLSRILTDRFEGR; the protein is encoded by the coding sequence ATGCTGTCAGACCGTCAGAGATTTATCTTGAATGCGATTGTGGACAACTACATTCGTTCCGCTGAACCAGTTGGTTCCCGGACGATTTCCAAGCGCGAAGGCCTTGGGATCAGTTCCGCTACGATCCGCAACGAGATGGCTGATCTGGAGGAACTGGGCTATCTGGAGCAGCCGCACACCTCTGCGGGACGCGTCCCTTCTACGAAAGGGTATCGGTTTTATGTCGACAACCTGGTAAAACCGCAGCATTTGAGCGAAGAAGAGCTGGTCAACCTGAAGCAGCTCTTTGCCGATCGCATTACGCACGTGGAACAGGTCATCGAGCATACAGCTTCCATCCTCTCCCAAGTGACGAACTACACTTCGATTGTGTTGGGGCCGGAGATTTTTGAACACCGGCTCAAGCATATCCAGATCGTTCCGCTTAACGATCAGCAGGCGGTGGCGATCATCGTTACCCATACCGGACGCGTAGAAAACACACTGCTCGATCTGCCGGCTGGCATACCCGCTGCCGAGATTGAAAAACTGGTCAACATCCTGAACAGCAAACTGCAGGATGTCCCGCTTTGGCAGCTGCGTCAGCGCCTGTACCGGGAGGTTGCATCCGAGATGCGCCGCCATGTCGAGCCGTACGAAGAGATGTTGGTTACGATTGAAAATGCGTTTAAAAGTGAAAGCGCGGACCGCATCTTCCTGCACGGACGGGCCAAGATCATCAACCAGCCCGAATTCCGGGACGTCGAAAAGGTGAGGGATTTATTCGAGCTGCTTGAGCAGAACGATCAACTGATGCAGTTGTTCAACACGCAAGAGACCGGACTGATGATCCGCATCGGTCAGGAGAACAGTATGGATGTCATGAAAAACTGCAGCATTGTGACCACTTCCTACTACCTCGACGGAAAGCCGGTTGGTACGGTTGGCATTCTTGGACCGACGCGTTTGGAGTACGCAAAAGTGATCGCGGTGCTCGACTACCTGGCAATCGGATTGTCGCGCATACTAACAGACAGGTTTGAAGGAAGATAG